The DNA segment TTGCGGTATTAGCGGTAAAAAATGTTAAAGAAAGCATTCAATTGGATGAAAAAAGTGCCACAGAAATTAAAGAATTATTGAATCATGCCAATAGAGAGGCAAAGAAATATCTACCAAGTGATGTGATTTCTGAAAATCCAGTGGTGCATGTATGGCGTGAAGCTTATTCTAAGTTTCCAACGAAAAAAGGAGCCCGCTGTTCAATTGAGGCTTTACTGAAGCGTGTTCTTCATGATAATCCAGTTGGTACGATTGCTCCAACGGTAGATATTACGAATGCGATTTCATTAAAATATGCGTTGCCAATCGGGGCGGAAGATTTAGATAAAGTGGTTGGTGATATTCATGTTGGAAGAATGAAAGGCGGCGAATCCTTCTTACCAATTGGTTCCGATAAGCAAGAACCACCTTTAGAAAATGAGATTGCTTATTATGATGATGCCGGGGTGATTTGTCGCTGTTGGAATTGGCGTGATGGTCAACGAACAGAAGTAACAGATGATACAACAACCGAATTCATTGCTATGGAATGCGTTGAACCGGAGCGTTATCACCAGTTAGAAGAAGCGGTGAATGAATTAGAAAAGTTATTACAATACTATGTTGGTGCTGAAACAATGTATAAAGCCATTATTGATAAAGAACATCCGGAAATGTTCATAAAAGACTAGCTTTCTAGTCTTTTTTATAAAATTCTTCAGGAGGTTTCTATATGAAAGAATCTTATTACTACCATAAAGATACAATCATTCTTAATTATTCTAAGAAATACATTACAAATAAACATGAAGTGGTTGAAACCGAGGCTTTTGATTGTTTCTTAGATCACTATTTATCCTATCTTCAGAAACATCACATGGATTTATACGCTTATCTTGGTAAAGCCAATCATTCTTTAATCAAGGCACATATTAAATCAACTTTAAAGCAATTATTGATTTGTGAAGTCGATGAAATACAGGATGAATACGTTCACCGGCCTAAATTATTATTAGACTTAATTGAAGAGGGCTATCACTTTTGGCGTTCTTTAGAACGTTATTCAATTTTATACACTCATCATGAAGAAGGTTTCCAAATTCAGAATTTTATTGAAGCTGATGAAAAAGAAAGTAAGCTGGTTTTAAATTTCTATCGGGAGATTCAACAAAAAGTCCAAGGAACAAAGAATAAAGTCTATCGGCAATTGCATGCTGGCACGAATGCCTCCATGTTACTAAGCTATTATCCTTGGCAAAACATAAAGGGCTATGAGGCTTTACAAGGTATTCCTTTTATCTCACAAATCTTACTTCGTACACCTTTAATATTGCATCCAAAGCACAATAAAAGAACGAATGTATTTACAGAAACATTTGTCAATCCGATGAAAGATTTTATCAAAGGAGACGAGGAATGGTTATGTTATCCTGCAAAGATTGGAACAATTCTAGTGTATGCGTATTTTCATCGTGATTTTATAGGCTCTGCGGTGGCTTGTGCAAACTTATTTGAGCTAGCGAATGCTCAAGAAACAATGACCAAAAAGCCGGACGCTATTCTTTTATTCGGTAATCCAGATGGCAAGAAAGATACTACTTTCTATCATGATCAAGAAAATGACATTTGGGTTGGCAAGTGTTCTAATGATTTAGTGATAGATTACTTTGGCTATACGAAGAAATCTATGTTGACACTGCATAATTTAGTGATGATAACACGTGGTAGCTTGCCAATACATGGGGCTATGGTTAATCTTTATCTAAAAGATGGCACAAAGAAAGGGCTTATGATTATGGGTGATTCTGGGGCCGGTAAGTCAGAAACATTGGAAGCTTTGAATACAATGGCATCGGATTTAATTGATTATCAGGAGATTGTCTTTGATGATATGGGTACTATTCATATTGGTGAGGATGGTCATCCCTATGGACAAGGTACAGAAATTGGTGCTTTTGTCCGTTTGGATGATTTGGATAAAGGAACAGCTTATAAAGATATGGAACGCTCGATTTTCTTTAATCCTGAAAAAGCGAATGCGAGAGTTGTTATTCCGGCATCTTCTTATGAAGTGATCGTGCAAGACCATCCAATTGATGTTTTCTTGTATGCTAATAATTATAGTGATGAAAGAGGTATGCGCTTATTTAAAACACGTGAAGAAGCGGAGCCGGTCTTTATTGAAGGCAAACGCTTTGCTCTAGGAACAACACAAGAAAAAGGCTTATCAACAACATTCTTTGCTAATCCTTTTGGACCAATGCAAAGACAAACGGAAACGAGACGATTGATTGATAAGATGTTTGATAAACTATTTGAAGAAAATATTCCAGTTGGTGAAATCTACACTTGTCTTGGTTTAGAAAACAAAGGAGACCATGGTATTGATGAAGCGGCGAAAGCTCTTGTTGCCTTTGTACAAGCGACAGTCTTAAGAAATTCTTAATTTCCCTAAAATCAGTCGATTTTTAGGGATTTTTTTGTTAGATTTTATGTATGAAGAAGGCAAAGAAAAAGAGAAAAGTAAATAAAAAAAGAGTATTTGAATTATTATTGCTATTAATACTAATAGCAGGAAGTTTATTTTTCATTGGTGAAAAGGACGCTATTCTTTATCATAGTCAAAGTCTATTTGAAAGACTTACAAGCACTACTGTAGAAAATAATACCATTGAAAATAATGGTAGCTTTGCGTCTTACTTAGTCATGGATTTAACCGATGGTAAGAAAATAATAAGTAAAAATAGCTATAAATCCTATGTTCCAGCTAGTCTAGCTAAGCTATTTGTAGTAGATTATGCACAAGAATTCTTTCAAATAAATGATGCTATCCAGGTTCGTAAAGAGGCTTTGAAAAT comes from the Bulleidia sp. zg-1006 genome and includes:
- a CDS encoding B3/4 domain-containing protein; amino-acid sequence: MKKFIADMNFWEVFPEAKIAVLAVKNVKESIQLDEKSATEIKELLNHANREAKKYLPSDVISENPVVHVWREAYSKFPTKKGARCSIEALLKRVLHDNPVGTIAPTVDITNAISLKYALPIGAEDLDKVVGDIHVGRMKGGESFLPIGSDKQEPPLENEIAYYDDAGVICRCWNWRDGQRTEVTDDTTTEFIAMECVEPERYHQLEEAVNELEKLLQYYVGAETMYKAIIDKEHPEMFIKD